In Candidatus Hydrogenedentota bacterium, the sequence GGGTGTCCATGGCCATTCGTTGGACTGATGTGACCATTCCAATGCGGGATGGCATGACAGTATGGCCGGGGGATCCCGCTTTCGTCTTTTCACCCCTATCTCGCATCGCTGAAGGGGCGAGCTGCAACGTCTCCGCCCTTGCTATGAGCACCCACACGGGTACCCATGTCGACGCACCCTGGCATTTCGAGGACAACGGCGCCCGCTTGGACCAGGTAGACACGTCGATCTTCTTCGGCGAAGCCCTTCTGCTGGATGTGCCGCACGCCGATCTGATTCGCGAGGAGCACCTGGGTGAGGCCCCCTTGCCGCCGCGCGTGCTCATCAAGACACGCAACTCAGAGTATCCGCCCAATGCCCCATTTCAGAAGGACTACGTTGCGCTCGCTCCCGACGCCGCCCAGCGTCTCGTCGACGACAGGGTGCGGCTCGTCGGCGTCGATTACCTGTCCGTAGCCCCGTTCAAGCAACCTGGACAGGATACTCACCATATCCTGCTTCGCAACAATGTGTTTGTGGTCGAAGGCTTGGTTCTGTCCCCGTTTGTCACGCGGACCTACCAGTTCGTGGTCTTGCCTCTGCCCTTGATTGGGGCCGACGGCTCGCCATGCCGTGCCTTCATTGGAGAGGAGGAAGTCGATGGTCCTTAGGGGTCGTTCTCGGTACGATATGAGTAATGTGCTCGCCATGGTATTGGCCGGCGGGGCAGGCGAGCGCCTGTATCCGCTCACCAGAGACCGGGCAAAACCGGCGGTCATGTTCGGGGGCATTTACCGCCTCATCGACATCACGCTGTCAAATTGCCTTAACTCGCACTGCACCAAGATCATGGTGCTTGTCCAATACAAATCGTTGTCACTTATCCGTCACATTCGCGCGGGCTGGAACTTGTTCCATCACGACCTCGGTGAATTCATCGAAGTCATTCCGCCACAAAAGCGTGTCGGTGAAGACTGGTACCAGGGGACGGCTGACGCAATCTATCAAAATTTGTATTCGATCGATCACGTCAACCCTGCCCAGGTCCTGATTCTCGGCGGCGACCACATTTACAAGATGGACTACGGGGAAATGGTCGCGTTCCACCGCCGGAACGAGGCCGACCTCACCATCGCCACGATCGAGATGCCCGTGGCCGAAGCCAGCCGCTTCGGCGTGTTAGGTGTCGATTACACAGGCAAAGTCTCCAGCTTTGAGGAAAAACCCGCTAAACCGTGTGCCATGCCCGACCGGCCCGACACGGCTCTCGCATCAATGGGAATCTACGTATTTGACACGAAGATACTCCGAGAAGCGTGTATGGAGGATGCCAAGGAATCGAGTTCCCACGATTTCGGCAAGGACATCATTCCTAAGCTGATCAAGTCGCACCGGGTCTACGCCTACATGTTCCGCGATGAGAACAAGAAATCCGCCCAATACTGGCGCGACGTGGGAACTCTCGAAGCCTATTGGGAAAGCAACCTCGAATTGGTGTCAGTCGATCCCGTGTTCAACCTGTATGACCGCGACTGGCCCATCCATACCTTGCTGACCAATTCGCCGCCTGCCAAGTTCGTATTCGCGAGCGAAGGCGTCCGCTTTGGGGCGGCCGTGGACTCCATCGTCAGCGCGGGATGCATCATCAGCGGCGGCCTTGTAAAGCGAAGCGTGCTGTCGCCCGACGTCCGCGTGCACAGCTATTCGCACGTCGAGGAATCGATTCTGCTCCCGGAATGCAGCATCGGACGTAACTCACGCATTCGGCGCGCCATCATCGAAAAGAACGTGCACATTCCCGAGAACAGCGTTATCGGATACGACGCGGTGGAGGACGCCAAGCGGTTCCACGTGACCCCATCGGGGATCGTAGTCGTACCCAACGTAAACGGAATATCCGAGATGTGACGGGGCGTCGAGCACGGCAGAACGTGCTGAGCAGGGGACCGCGCGAGCGCGGGTTTCAGTGGTAGAAGCCAAGCCAAGCGGACAGCCTTTTCTCTGGCTTGCCATGGGCACGGCAGACTCTGGCCTGGGGCAAAAATCGCATTGATGATTTGACTCGATACTCTGGAGCGCTGCAAGCGCGAAATACTCCAG encodes:
- a CDS encoding cyclase family protein — protein: MAIRWTDVTIPMRDGMTVWPGDPAFVFSPLSRIAEGASCNVSALAMSTHTGTHVDAPWHFEDNGARLDQVDTSIFFGEALLLDVPHADLIREEHLGEAPLPPRVLIKTRNSEYPPNAPFQKDYVALAPDAAQRLVDDRVRLVGVDYLSVAPFKQPGQDTHHILLRNNVFVVEGLVLSPFVTRTYQFVVLPLPLIGADGSPCRAFIGEEEVDGP
- the glgC gene encoding glucose-1-phosphate adenylyltransferase, which encodes MSNVLAMVLAGGAGERLYPLTRDRAKPAVMFGGIYRLIDITLSNCLNSHCTKIMVLVQYKSLSLIRHIRAGWNLFHHDLGEFIEVIPPQKRVGEDWYQGTADAIYQNLYSIDHVNPAQVLILGGDHIYKMDYGEMVAFHRRNEADLTIATIEMPVAEASRFGVLGVDYTGKVSSFEEKPAKPCAMPDRPDTALASMGIYVFDTKILREACMEDAKESSSHDFGKDIIPKLIKSHRVYAYMFRDENKKSAQYWRDVGTLEAYWESNLELVSVDPVFNLYDRDWPIHTLLTNSPPAKFVFASEGVRFGAAVDSIVSAGCIISGGLVKRSVLSPDVRVHSYSHVEESILLPECSIGRNSRIRRAIIEKNVHIPENSVIGYDAVEDAKRFHVTPSGIVVVPNVNGISEM